AAGGAGCTGCTCGCCGACGGCGACCGCGCCCTCGTCATCGCGAACGCCGACGAGGAGCGCGTCGTACGCCTGGCGGAGCCGCTGCGCGCGGAGACACTCCGGGCCGGCGACTCGCTGCTGCTCGACGCCCGGGCGGGCTACGCCTACGAGCGGGTCCCCAAGTCGGAGGTCGAGGAGCTGGTCCTCGAGGAGGTCCCCGACATCGAGTACGACTCGATCGGTGGCCTGGTCAACCAGATCGACCAGATCCGCGACGCGGTCGAGCTCCCGTACCTCCACCCCGACCTCTTCGAGCAGCACCAGCTCAAGCCGCCCAAGGGTGTCCTGCTCTACGGACCGCCCGGCTGCGGCAAGACGCTGATCGCCAAGGCGGTCGCCAACTCGCTCGCCAAGAAGGTCGCCGCCAAGACCGGCGCCGACGGCGGCGAGGCCGGCAAGTCGTACTTCCTCAACATCAAGGGCCCCGAGCTCCTCAACAAGTACGTCGGCGAGACCGAGCGCCACATCCGGCTCGTCTTCCAGCGGGCGCGGGAGAAGGCCAGCCACGGCACGCCCGTGATCGTCTTCTTCGACGAGATGGACTCGTTGTTCCGCACCCGCGGCTCGGGGGTGTCCTCCGACGTCGAGAACACCATCGTCCCGCAGCTGCTCAGCGAGATCGACGGCGTCGAGGCTCTCGAGAACGTGCTGGTCATCGGTGCGTCCAACCGCGAGGACATGATCGACCCGGCGATCCTGCGTCCCGGCCGTCTCGACGTGAAGATCAAGATCGAGCGGCCCGACGCCGAGTCGGCCCGCGACATCTTCTCCAAGTACCTCGTGGCGGCGCTGCCCCTGCACGCCGACGACCTCCGGGAGTTCGGGGGCGACCGTGACGCGTGCGTCGCCGGGATGATCCAGGCGACGGTGGAGCGGATGTACACCGAGACCGAGGAGAACCGCTTCCTCGAGGTGACCTACGCCAACGGCGACAAGGAGGTCCTGTACTTCAAGGACTTCAACTCGGGCGCGATGATCCAGAACATCGTCGACCGGGCCAAGAAGATGGCGATCAAGGACTACCTCGACCAGGACCAGCTCGGCCTCCGTGTCTCGCACATGCTCCAGGCGTGCGTCGACGAGTTCAAGGAGAACGAGGACCTGCCCAACACGACCAACCCCGACGACTGGGCGCGGATCTCCGGCAAGAAGGGCGAGCGGATCGTCTTCATCCGCACGCTCATCACCGGCAAGCAGGGCACCGAACCGGGTCGCTCGATCGACACGGTGGCCAACACCGGCCAGTACCTCTGAGCATGCCGGGGGACGAACCGCTGGAGCGGACGGAGATCGAGGCGGTGCTCGAGACCCGTCGCGAGCTCGGGTCGACGTACGACGCGGCGCTGGTGGACGCGTTCGCGGACCGGATCGAGGCCGCCGTCGTCGCCCGGTCGGCCCAGGACGTGTCCCAGCGCGCCAGCGGCGACCGGGCCCGCGCCTCGGCCGGGCCCCGGCAGCTCGCCCTGGGCATCGTCACGGGGGTCGCCGGCATCCCGGTGACCGCGATAGCCCTGGCCGTCGAGGGAGGCGTCACCGGCCTCGCGGCGATGGTGGTCGGCTGGGCGGGCCTGGTCGGGATCAACGTGGCCCACGCGGCCCAGACCCGCCCCAGGGACTGACCCGTGCCCCTCGGCCAGCTGCTCGTCGCCGCGATGGTGATCGGCCTGATCATGCTGCTCGCGATCTGGGCCAGCAAGCGCTGACCCGGGACGGCACCGGTTCCCGGCCGACGAGCTGCACGCCGGCCGGGCCTGCGTCCGTGCCTCAGGCGCGCGCCTCGATCAGGAGGTTGTACGGCGTCTCCGCCGCCACGCCGGCCTGCGTGAACCCGGCCGCGCGGAAGGCCGCGGTCAGCCGCGCGGGTCCCGCCTGGGCGCCCAGGGTGTCGGTGCCCTGCGACATCCCGTTGGGGACGCACAGGGCCGAGCTGGCCGCCAGGTAGGTCAGCGTCACCGGGCTGCCGATCCCGTCCTCGAGCCGGTCGTGCGCGAACGGCTCGACCGCCAGCACGACACCGTCCTCGGCCAGCACCGAGCGGGCGTGCGCCAGCGCCCCCACGGGGTCGCCCATGTCGTGCACGGCGTCGAAGAAGCACACCAGGTCGTGGCTCCCGCCGTACGACGTCGCGTCG
This genomic interval from Nocardioides euryhalodurans contains the following:
- the arc gene encoding proteasome ATPase, coding for MSGAGGRSTSELMEQVRFLEAEVGDLRRRLGDAPGHSRGLELRLADTQRSLSAVTAQNERLAQTLREARDQITKLKEEVDRLAQPPAGFGTFLQRNEDDSIDVFTGGRKLRVTASPSVDLETLVRGQEVMLNEALNVVAALDFEEVGEVVMFKELLADGDRALVIANADEERVVRLAEPLRAETLRAGDSLLLDARAGYAYERVPKSEVEELVLEEVPDIEYDSIGGLVNQIDQIRDAVELPYLHPDLFEQHQLKPPKGVLLYGPPGCGKTLIAKAVANSLAKKVAAKTGADGGEAGKSYFLNIKGPELLNKYVGETERHIRLVFQRAREKASHGTPVIVFFDEMDSLFRTRGSGVSSDVENTIVPQLLSEIDGVEALENVLVIGASNREDMIDPAILRPGRLDVKIKIERPDAESARDIFSKYLVAALPLHADDLREFGGDRDACVAGMIQATVERMYTETEENRFLEVTYANGDKEVLYFKDFNSGAMIQNIVDRAKKMAIKDYLDQDQLGLRVSHMLQACVDEFKENEDLPNTTNPDDWARISGKKGERIVFIRTLITGKQGTEPGRSIDTVANTGQYL